A genome region from Physeter macrocephalus isolate SW-GA chromosome 4, ASM283717v5, whole genome shotgun sequence includes the following:
- the DENND2D gene encoding DENN domain-containing protein 2D isoform X2 has product MDGLGRRLRASLRLKRGRGGPPQDNLGEVVKEPERAQEHCLPNFAGGQHFFEYLLVVSLKKKTSGDDYEPTITYQFPKRENLLRGQQEEEERLLGAIPLFCFPDGNEWAPLTEYPRETFSFVLTNVDGSRKIGYCRRLLPAGRGPRLPRVYCIISCIGCFGLFSKILDEVEKRHQISMAAIYPFMQGLREAAFPAPGKTVTLKSFIPDSGTEFISLTRPLDSHLEHVDFSSLLRCLSFEQILQIFASAVLERKIIFLAEGLSTLSQCIHAAAALLYPFSWAHTYIPVVPESLLATVCCPTPFMVGVQMRFRQEVMESPMEEVLLVNLCEGTFLMSVGDEKDILPPKLQEDILESLGQGIKGSQTSEQINEHVSGPFVQFFVKTVGHYASYIKREANGQGHFQERAFYKALTSKANRRFVKKFVKTQLFSLFIQEAEKSKNPPAGYFQQKILEYEERKKQKKPKEKTLK; this is encoded by the exons GACCTCCCCAGGATAATCTGGGGGAAGTTGTAAAGGAACCAGAAAGGGCCCAGGAGCACTGTCTACCCAACTTCGCCGGAGGGCAGCACTTCTTTGAATACCTCCTCGTGGTTTCTCTCAAAAAAAAGACTTCGGGGGATGATTATGAGCCCACAATCACCTACCAGTTCCCCAAG CGAGAGAACTTGCTTCGGGGacaacaggaggaggaggagcggctGCTTGGAGCCATCCCCTTGTTTTGCTTCCCAGATGGGAATGAGTGGGCCCCACTCACTGAGTATCCCAG GGAGACCTTCTCGTTCGTTCTGACCAACGTGGATGGCAGCAGGAAGATTGGCTACTGCAGGCGCCTCTTG CCCGCCGGCCGTGGTCCTCGCCTCCCCAGGGTGTACTGCATCATCAGCTGCATTGGCTGCTTCGGCTTGTTCTCCAAG ATCCTGGATGAAGTGGAAAAGAGGCATCAGATCTCCATGGCAGCCATCTACCCATTCATGCAGGGCCTCCGAGAGGCAGCCTTCCCTGCTCCTGGGAAGACTGTCACCCTCAAGAGCTTCATCCCTGACTCGGGCACTGAG TTCATTTCGCTGACGCGGCCCCTGGACTCCCACCTAGAGCACGTGGATTTTAGTTCTCTGTTGCGCTGTCTCAGTTTTGAGCAGATTCTTCAGATCTTTGCCTCTGCAGTGCTGGAGAGAAAAATCATCTTCCTGGCAGAAGGTCTCAG CACACTGTCTCAGTGCATCCATGCTGCTGCGGCGCTGCTCTACCCCTTCAGCTGGGCCCACACCTACATCCCTGTTGTCCCCGAGAGCCTTCTGGCCACTGTCTGCTGCCCCACTCCCTTCATGGTTGGAGTCCAAATGCGCTTTCGGCAGGAGGTTATGGAGAGCCCCATGGAAGAG GTCCTGTTGGTGAATCTTTGTGAAGGAACCTTCTTAATGTCA GTTGGTGATGAAAAAGACATCCTACCACCCAAGCTTCAGGAGGACATCTTAGAATCTCTTGGTCAGGGGATCAAGGGGTCACAGA CTTCTGAACAAATCAATGAGCATGTTTCAGGCCCTTTTGTGCAGTTCTTTGTCAAGACTGTGGGCCACTATGCTTCCTACATCAAGCGGGAAGCAAACGGGCAAGGCCACTTCCAAGAACGGGCCTTCTATAAGGCTCTGACCTCCAAGGCCAACCGCCGATTTGTGAAGAAGTTTGTGAAGACACAgctcttttcccttttcatccAGGAAGCTGAGAAGAGCAAGAACCCTCCTGCAG GCTATTTCCAACAGAAAATACTTGAATACGAGGAacggaagaaacagaagaaaccaaaggaaaagacTTTGAAATAA
- the DENND2D gene encoding DENN domain-containing protein 2D isoform X3 — protein MPYRPKKMERQVVGGILRHFRNWLPRHGAGPPQDNLGEVVKEPERAQEHCLPNFAGGQHFFEYLLVVSLKKKTSGDDYEPTITYQFPKRENLLRGQQEEEERLLGAIPLFCFPDGNEWAPLTEYPRETFSFVLTNVDGSRKIGYCRRLLPAGRGPRLPRVYCIISCIGCFGLFSKILDEVEKRHQISMAAIYPFMQGLREAAFPAPGKTVTLKSFIPDSGTEFISLTRPLDSHLEHVDFSSLLRCLSFEQILQIFASAVLERKIIFLAEGLSTLSQCIHAAAALLYPFSWAHTYIPVVPESLLATVCCPTPFMVGVQMRFRQEVMESPMEEVGDEKDILPPKLQEDILESLGQGIKGSQTSEQINEHVSGPFVQFFVKTVGHYASYIKREANGQGHFQERAFYKALTSKANRRFVKKFVKTQLFSLFIQEAEKSKNPPAGYFQQKILEYEERKKQKKPKEKTLK, from the exons ATGCCTTACAGGCCCAAGAAGATGGAAAGACAAGTGGTAGGCGGGATACTCAGGCACTTCCGCAATTGGCTGCCTCGACACGGAGCAG GACCTCCCCAGGATAATCTGGGGGAAGTTGTAAAGGAACCAGAAAGGGCCCAGGAGCACTGTCTACCCAACTTCGCCGGAGGGCAGCACTTCTTTGAATACCTCCTCGTGGTTTCTCTCAAAAAAAAGACTTCGGGGGATGATTATGAGCCCACAATCACCTACCAGTTCCCCAAG CGAGAGAACTTGCTTCGGGGacaacaggaggaggaggagcggctGCTTGGAGCCATCCCCTTGTTTTGCTTCCCAGATGGGAATGAGTGGGCCCCACTCACTGAGTATCCCAG GGAGACCTTCTCGTTCGTTCTGACCAACGTGGATGGCAGCAGGAAGATTGGCTACTGCAGGCGCCTCTTG CCCGCCGGCCGTGGTCCTCGCCTCCCCAGGGTGTACTGCATCATCAGCTGCATTGGCTGCTTCGGCTTGTTCTCCAAG ATCCTGGATGAAGTGGAAAAGAGGCATCAGATCTCCATGGCAGCCATCTACCCATTCATGCAGGGCCTCCGAGAGGCAGCCTTCCCTGCTCCTGGGAAGACTGTCACCCTCAAGAGCTTCATCCCTGACTCGGGCACTGAG TTCATTTCGCTGACGCGGCCCCTGGACTCCCACCTAGAGCACGTGGATTTTAGTTCTCTGTTGCGCTGTCTCAGTTTTGAGCAGATTCTTCAGATCTTTGCCTCTGCAGTGCTGGAGAGAAAAATCATCTTCCTGGCAGAAGGTCTCAG CACACTGTCTCAGTGCATCCATGCTGCTGCGGCGCTGCTCTACCCCTTCAGCTGGGCCCACACCTACATCCCTGTTGTCCCCGAGAGCCTTCTGGCCACTGTCTGCTGCCCCACTCCCTTCATGGTTGGAGTCCAAATGCGCTTTCGGCAGGAGGTTATGGAGAGCCCCATGGAAGAG GTTGGTGATGAAAAAGACATCCTACCACCCAAGCTTCAGGAGGACATCTTAGAATCTCTTGGTCAGGGGATCAAGGGGTCACAGA CTTCTGAACAAATCAATGAGCATGTTTCAGGCCCTTTTGTGCAGTTCTTTGTCAAGACTGTGGGCCACTATGCTTCCTACATCAAGCGGGAAGCAAACGGGCAAGGCCACTTCCAAGAACGGGCCTTCTATAAGGCTCTGACCTCCAAGGCCAACCGCCGATTTGTGAAGAAGTTTGTGAAGACACAgctcttttcccttttcatccAGGAAGCTGAGAAGAGCAAGAACCCTCCTGCAG GCTATTTCCAACAGAAAATACTTGAATACGAGGAacggaagaaacagaagaaaccaaaggaaaagacTTTGAAATAA
- the DENND2D gene encoding DENN domain-containing protein 2D isoform X1, whose translation MPYRPKKMERQVVGGILRHFRNWLPRHGAGPPQDNLGEVVKEPERAQEHCLPNFAGGQHFFEYLLVVSLKKKTSGDDYEPTITYQFPKRENLLRGQQEEEERLLGAIPLFCFPDGNEWAPLTEYPRETFSFVLTNVDGSRKIGYCRRLLPAGRGPRLPRVYCIISCIGCFGLFSKILDEVEKRHQISMAAIYPFMQGLREAAFPAPGKTVTLKSFIPDSGTEFISLTRPLDSHLEHVDFSSLLRCLSFEQILQIFASAVLERKIIFLAEGLSTLSQCIHAAAALLYPFSWAHTYIPVVPESLLATVCCPTPFMVGVQMRFRQEVMESPMEEVLLVNLCEGTFLMSVGDEKDILPPKLQEDILESLGQGIKGSQTSEQINEHVSGPFVQFFVKTVGHYASYIKREANGQGHFQERAFYKALTSKANRRFVKKFVKTQLFSLFIQEAEKSKNPPAGYFQQKILEYEERKKQKKPKEKTLK comes from the exons ATGCCTTACAGGCCCAAGAAGATGGAAAGACAAGTGGTAGGCGGGATACTCAGGCACTTCCGCAATTGGCTGCCTCGACACGGAGCAG GACCTCCCCAGGATAATCTGGGGGAAGTTGTAAAGGAACCAGAAAGGGCCCAGGAGCACTGTCTACCCAACTTCGCCGGAGGGCAGCACTTCTTTGAATACCTCCTCGTGGTTTCTCTCAAAAAAAAGACTTCGGGGGATGATTATGAGCCCACAATCACCTACCAGTTCCCCAAG CGAGAGAACTTGCTTCGGGGacaacaggaggaggaggagcggctGCTTGGAGCCATCCCCTTGTTTTGCTTCCCAGATGGGAATGAGTGGGCCCCACTCACTGAGTATCCCAG GGAGACCTTCTCGTTCGTTCTGACCAACGTGGATGGCAGCAGGAAGATTGGCTACTGCAGGCGCCTCTTG CCCGCCGGCCGTGGTCCTCGCCTCCCCAGGGTGTACTGCATCATCAGCTGCATTGGCTGCTTCGGCTTGTTCTCCAAG ATCCTGGATGAAGTGGAAAAGAGGCATCAGATCTCCATGGCAGCCATCTACCCATTCATGCAGGGCCTCCGAGAGGCAGCCTTCCCTGCTCCTGGGAAGACTGTCACCCTCAAGAGCTTCATCCCTGACTCGGGCACTGAG TTCATTTCGCTGACGCGGCCCCTGGACTCCCACCTAGAGCACGTGGATTTTAGTTCTCTGTTGCGCTGTCTCAGTTTTGAGCAGATTCTTCAGATCTTTGCCTCTGCAGTGCTGGAGAGAAAAATCATCTTCCTGGCAGAAGGTCTCAG CACACTGTCTCAGTGCATCCATGCTGCTGCGGCGCTGCTCTACCCCTTCAGCTGGGCCCACACCTACATCCCTGTTGTCCCCGAGAGCCTTCTGGCCACTGTCTGCTGCCCCACTCCCTTCATGGTTGGAGTCCAAATGCGCTTTCGGCAGGAGGTTATGGAGAGCCCCATGGAAGAG GTCCTGTTGGTGAATCTTTGTGAAGGAACCTTCTTAATGTCA GTTGGTGATGAAAAAGACATCCTACCACCCAAGCTTCAGGAGGACATCTTAGAATCTCTTGGTCAGGGGATCAAGGGGTCACAGA CTTCTGAACAAATCAATGAGCATGTTTCAGGCCCTTTTGTGCAGTTCTTTGTCAAGACTGTGGGCCACTATGCTTCCTACATCAAGCGGGAAGCAAACGGGCAAGGCCACTTCCAAGAACGGGCCTTCTATAAGGCTCTGACCTCCAAGGCCAACCGCCGATTTGTGAAGAAGTTTGTGAAGACACAgctcttttcccttttcatccAGGAAGCTGAGAAGAGCAAGAACCCTCCTGCAG GCTATTTCCAACAGAAAATACTTGAATACGAGGAacggaagaaacagaagaaaccaaaggaaaagacTTTGAAATAA